A DNA window from Engystomops pustulosus chromosome 6, aEngPut4.maternal, whole genome shotgun sequence contains the following coding sequences:
- the ATP4A gene encoding potassium-transporting ATPase alpha chain 1, which translates to MGKKENYDLYSVEVGKDGQGDMDVKIKKKEGKGVKKKEKLENMKKEMDINDHELTIEELELKYQTNITKGMKSSYAGEVLIRDGPNELKPPKGTPEYVKFARQLAGGLQCLMWVAAVICLIAFGIQESQGDLTAADNLYLAVALIAVVVVTGCFGYYQEFKSTNIIASFKNLVPQQATVIRDGEKFQINANQLVVGDLVEIKGGDRVPADIRIITAQGCKVDNSSLTGESEPQTRSPEYTHESPLETRNIAFFSTMCLEGTATGIIINTGDRTIIGRIASLASGVGNEKTPIAIEIEHFVDIIAGLAIFFGGTFFIVAMVIGYPFLRAMVFFMAIVVAYVPEGLLATVTVCLSLTAKRLARKNCVVKNLEAVETLGSTSVICSDKTGTLTQNRMTVSHLWFDNQIHSADTTEDQSGQSFDQTSDTWRALSRVVSLCNRAAFKGGQDGVPVPKRIVIGDASESALLKFSELTVGNVMEYRERFKKVAEVPFNSTNKFQLSIHELQDPLDLRYLLVMKGAPERILEKCSSIMIKGQELPLDAQWQEAFQTAYMDLGGLGERVLGFCHLYLNEKEFPRGFNFDTEDMNFPTSGLCFAGLISMIDPPRATVPDAVMKCRTAGIRVIMVTGDHPITAKAIAASVGIISEGSETVEDIAARLRIPVEQVNKRDARACVINGGQLKDMSSEELVEALRLHPEMVFARTSPQQKLIIVESCQKLGAIVAVTGDGVNDSPALKKADIGVAMGIAGSDAAKNAADMILLDDNFASIVTGVEQGRLIFDNLKKSIAYTLTKNIPELAPYLIYITASVPLPLGCITILFIELCTDIFPSVSLAYEKAESDIMHLKPRNPRRDRLVNEALAVYSYFQIGVIQSFAGFVDYFTVMAQEGWFPAYCLGLRGNWENQHLQDLQDSYGQEWTFGQRLYQQYNCYTCFFISIEVCQISDVLIRKTRRLSVFQQGFFRNKILVSAIIFQLCLGNLLCYTPGMPNIFNFMPIRFQWWLVPLPFGILIFVYDEIRKLGVRRHPGSWWDKELYY; encoded by the exons ATGGGGAAGAAG GAGAACTATGATCTGTATTCGGTGGAGGTCGGGAAGGACGGACAGGGGGACATGGACGTGAAAATCAAGAAGAAAGAAGGAAAAGGGGTCAAGAAGAAGGAGAAGCTGGAAAATATGAAGAAGGAGATGGACATT AACGACCATGAGCTGACCATAGAGGAGCTGGAGCTGAAGTATCAGACCAACATCACAAAA GGTATGAAGAGCAGCTACGCGGGTGAGGTCCTAATCCGAGATGGGCCCAATGAGCTGAAGCCACCTAAGGGCACCCCGGAGTATGTGAAGTTTGCCCGGCAGCTGGCAGGAGGGCTGCAGTGCCTGATGTGGGTGGCTGCCGTCATCTGCCTCATCGCTTTCGGTATCCAGGAGTCGCAGGGAGATCTGACGGCCGCGGATAAT CTGTATCTGGCCGTCGCCCTCATCGCTGTGGTGGTCGTCACTGGTTGCTTTGGTTATTACCAGGAGTTCAAGAGTACAAACATCATTGCCAGCTTCAAGAACCTCGTGCCTCAG CAAGCCACCGTAATAAGAGATGGGGAAAAGTTTCAGATCAACGCCAACCAACTGGTGGTGGGAGACCTGGTAGAGATTAAGGGTGGAGACCGTGTACCAGCAGACATCAGAATTATCACAGCGCAGGGCTGTAAG GTGGACAACTCTTCTCTAACTGGTGAATCCGAACCCCAAACTCGATCACCGGAATATACTCATGAAAGCCCCCTGGAAACAAGAAACATTGCCTTCTTCTCCACCATGTGTCTGGAAG GAACCGCCACAGGAATCATTATTAACACCGGTGACCGCACCATCATTGGTCGTATTGCCAGCTTGGCCTCTGGAGTGGGAAATGAGAAAACACCAATTGCCATTGAGATTGAGCACTTTGTGGACATCATTGCTGGACTGGCCATCTTCTTTGGAGGCACCTTCTTTATTGTTGCCATGGTTATTGGTTATCCTTTCCTCCGTGCCATGGTCTTCTTCATGGCTATTGTGGTAGCCTATGTCCCTGAAGGTCTTCTGGCCACTGTCACG gtatgtctgtctctcactgccAAGCGTCTTGCTCGTAAAAATTGTGTTGTCAAGAATCTTGAGGCTGTGGAGACTCTGGGCTCTACATCAGTCATCTGCTCAGACAAGACAGGAACTTTGACCCAGAACCGGATGACTGTGTCTCATCTGTGGTTTGACAACCAGATCCATTCAGCTGACACCACTGAGGACCAGTCAG GACAAAGCTTTGACCAGACATCAGACACTTGGAGAGCTCTGAGTAGGGTGGTCAGTCTCTGTAACAGAGCCGCCTTCAAGGGTGGGCAGGATGGTGTCCCAGTACCTAAG AGAATTGTTATTGGAGATGCGTCTGAGTCAGCTCTGCTGAAGTTCTCCGAGCTGACTGTCGGTAACGTCATGGAGTACAGAGAACGTTTCAAGAAAGTGGCAGAAGTTCCATTCAACTCAACCAACAAGTTTCAG TTGTCCATCCATGAGTTGCAAGACCCCCTGGACCTGCGCTACCTTCTCGTAATGAAAGGAGCTCCGGAACGTATCTTGGAGAAATGTTCCAGCATCATGATTAAAGGACAGGAGCTTCCTCTGGATGCCCAATGGCAAGAAGCCTTCCAGACAGCATACATGGACCTTGGAGGCCTTGGAGAGAGAGTCTTGG GTTTCTGTCATCTCTACCTCAACGAAAAAGAGTTTCCCCGTGGATTCAACTTTGACACTGAAGACATGAACTTCCCCACCAGTGGCCTGTGCTTCGCTGGATTAATCTCTATGATTGACCCACCTAGAGCCACCGTCCCCGACGCCGTCATGAAGTGCAGAACTGCTGGAATCCGA GTCATCATGGTCACTGGAGATCATCCAATCACAGCCAAGGCTATTGCAGCCAGTGTCGGAATCATCTCAGAAGGCAGCGAAACAGTGGAAGACATTGCGGCTCGTCTACGCATTCCTGTAGAGCAAGTCAACAAACG GGATGCACGGGCCTGCGTCATCAATGGTGGACAGCTGAAAGACATGAGCAGTGAGGAGCTGGTGGAGGCCCTAAGGTTGCACCCGGAGATGGTGTTTGCCCGTACTTCCCCGCAGCAGAAGCTGATTATTGTGGAGAGTTGTCAGAAACTG GGAGCCATTGTGGCTGTGACAGGTGATGGTGTCAATGACTCTCCCGCTCTGAAGAAGGCCGACATCGGAGTCGCTATGGGTATCGCCGGGTCTGATGCTGCCAAGAACGCGGCCGACATGATCCTATTGGATGATAACTTTGCGTCCATCGTCACAGGTGTAGAACAGG GTCGTTTGATTTTCGACAATCTGAAAAAATCCATTGCCTACACATTAACCAAGAACATCCCCGAGCTGGCACCATATCTCATCTACATCACCGCCAGTGTCCCCCTACCCCTGGGCTGCATCACCATCCTCTTCATCGAGCTGTGTACTGATATT TTCCCCTCTGTGTCCTTGGCCTATGAGAAGGCAGAGAGTGACATTATGCACCTGAAACCAAGAAACCCGCGCCGTGACCGCCTGGTGAATGAAGCTCTGGCTGTGTACTCCTACTTCCAGATCG GTGTCATCCAATCATTTGCCGGCTTTGTGGATTACTTCACGGTGATGGCTCAGGAGGGCTGGTTCCCGGCTTACTGCCTGGGACTCCGCGGGAACTGGGAGAACCAGCACTTGCAGGACTTACAGGACAGCTACGGCCAGGAATGG ACCTTCGGGCAGCGCCTCTACCAGCAGTACAACTGCTACACCTGCTTCTTCATTAGTATTGAGGTCTGCCAGATCTCCGACGTCCTCATCAGGAAGACCCGGCGTCTGTCCGTCTTCCAGCAGGGATTTTTCAG GAATAAGATCTTGGTGAGCGCCATCATCTTCCAGCTGTGTCTCGGTAACTTACTGTGTTATACCCCAGGAATGCCCAACATCTTCAACTTCATGCCCATCCG ATTCCAGTGGTGGCTCGTCCCTCTGCCGTTCGGTATCTTGATTTTCGTCTATGATGAGATCCGTAAGCTCGGAGTCCGCAGGCACCCAGGAA GCTGGTGGGACAAGGAGCTTTACTACTAG